From the Teredinibacter turnerae T7901 genome, one window contains:
- a CDS encoding TauD/TfdA family dioxygenase: MSLLNQLDEHIDIDTIPYKGGLISVVSPRKRINTQGFLTESKSILGAVVRQQGALLLRRFKLNGAKDFLTAVETLSGNKLCNYENKSTPRSQVIDRIFTSTEYPSDAFIPLHNENSYTHTFPRYLYFFCLKKSISGGETPLANSALIHQALDEKVKDEFLGKGVRYVRNYGEIDLPWQEVFGTDKPQEVSEYCEKHSIDYKWNKNQLRTEECCPASILHPDTKEDIWFNQAHLFHYSNLGEGAQDLINVYGLNNIPRNALFADGEVIPKGMLDHIRDTLNANEILFDWQPGDLLILDNLKMAHGRRPFEGQRKVLVAMSEELTHRELN; the protein is encoded by the coding sequence ATGAGCTTGTTAAATCAATTGGATGAACATATAGATATAGATACCATACCCTATAAGGGTGGTCTTATTTCTGTAGTGTCACCTAGAAAACGTATAAATACTCAAGGTTTTTTAACTGAGTCAAAAAGTATATTGGGTGCAGTGGTGCGTCAGCAGGGGGCGTTACTTCTTCGTCGTTTTAAGTTGAATGGTGCTAAAGATTTTCTAACGGCAGTGGAAACGCTTTCAGGAAATAAGCTTTGTAACTATGAAAATAAATCCACACCAAGATCTCAAGTTATAGATAGAATTTTTACTTCAACAGAATATCCGTCCGATGCATTCATTCCCTTGCATAATGAAAATTCATACACACATACTTTTCCGCGATATTTGTATTTTTTCTGTTTGAAAAAAAGCATATCTGGCGGGGAGACACCATTAGCGAATAGTGCCTTAATACATCAAGCTCTTGATGAGAAGGTCAAAGATGAATTTCTAGGTAAAGGCGTTCGTTATGTGAGAAATTATGGCGAGATAGATCTGCCCTGGCAGGAGGTGTTTGGTACAGATAAACCGCAGGAAGTAAGTGAATACTGTGAAAAGCACTCCATTGATTACAAATGGAATAAAAACCAGTTGCGTACGGAAGAGTGTTGTCCTGCGTCGATACTTCACCCCGACACCAAAGAGGATATTTGGTTTAATCAAGCTCATCTGTTTCATTATAGTAATCTAGGAGAGGGGGCGCAGGATCTCATAAATGTGTACGGCTTGAATAATATACCGCGAAACGCACTTTTTGCAGACGGGGAAGTAATACCGAAAGGGATGTTAGATCACATCAGAGATACACTCAATGCCAATGAAATACTTTTTGATTGGCAGCCTGGCGATTTATTGATTTTGGATAACTTAAAAATGGCCCACGGCAGAAGGCCGTTTGAAGGTCAAAGAAAAGTGTTGGTAGCAATGTCGGAAGAGTTGACTCATAGGGAATTAAATTAG
- a CDS encoding non-ribosomal peptide synthetase encodes MVSYSPQHSQLLEYIQSGRIGLNLLKTTLTVVVDEGFDFEKFALLVKDDFSKHFLSKAYFSQLMKALGVEISESWFVKNDVQNGKLSLNVSAGECLGLSIEKAENKKTLCIETQITISVSSVFADLALLEHCLMQWLNYESLGSSIAPEQISNYLNESLEDLEGQVYWNGESGNLDVIGISSLTCAAFDQKIKAVDKKSLILSQEKIKNIQCFSVYHGINVESLLCFAWNEALSRLFYGQNIYLGYMVSGREEEELEDIIFPLSRPVYLSVNSKKTQDLHFDLQKLQDVLIKNIDFADTYSIEKYSEKPGYFPFGYSYRQNEQSILEVVDANSFTAPSIMNLAVYEDSSGIQCQIEYSSSHLKGEELAYVTALFDSILSLYCQGPELSYSSIENITYGVSQEHLFRRASSVTPFASNTIVDLYYSNYADDNNTIAYRSEQCQLTTLELEEKSNKLAHFLLDVDLPRESVVGVLLSPSTSQIISLLGIMKASLAYLPIDPSTPESRVADMLSTGACDFLITSQDSMLEVENLQCEKLFIDRDWYEIEGYQDTRPQVSILGKQLAYVIFTSGSTGRPKGVGVPHEAIANYLQSIEKRFTLEDAQEFLAFSSSAADLGYTATFAALCYGKTIRSFTKEESLDSSLISRSLASNPVSLLKTIPSFLHALVHSKNTHIYPKSVLIFGGEKLTPDIIDSLKQKGPLPKLFNHYGPTETAVGVLVHSYDIHRVYNEIPIGSVLDNNDVYILDNTLQPLPIGIEGDIYIGGKNLARGYINDPGGTARAFLPNPFKSGERLYKTGDRGVANSAGEILFRGRVDEQVKIRGYRVELDEISSLVTQSRLFREHAVIYSKNTGICVAIVENIAGGVVAANHSCIEKLAAILKERLPDYMFPSVIQRVENIPRLANNKIDKKSLLLVVEGNKSIQTLGPTTPEQTVLYDIYLDVFGKNEISIIDNFFHLGGDSIIAIQIVSRAKDAGLSIDLRNIFEKQTILEIAKTIKIEPAAKSRESSYGSFDLSPVALKFFADNPRDRHHYNHSFIFRINGSYSEAFLSKVFKAIGDHHDVLRSRFIKSGTVWKQYITPESSLFFSCVEFEKGARSEREAVLAFASERQSEFVLEQGGLFRVWNVKFPQTSYLLVVAHHLLVDGVSWRIFLKDISTLFGLASEEPGEIDLLQALGEKTIAYRHWAIDKYKQLSSLEKSELEFWKKHLSHSKTSENQSLSTTFGDISSINFSLSPSFDLSLCTRAAKKLNLSVEEILLAIVLFSYREIARSQNIRVLMEGHGREGDFDLSKTMGWFTKLFPLVFSLEQHALLPTLQDIKAQLTPIKDKLGYGSLRYMHPDGAIREELDCPVDLVFCYLGITDSGIDGLSNLEICDWQVENTRSPNTFMHGPITINIGASERGFEAVCLYNKHLYDEKTINGFLDSTHQVCEKICELVIQANHTFLNLCDFPLLKCNQNQFQQLLSHEDLAVDLDNIQNIYPVAQNQLGMLYHSLAETSSDAYVIQSVMHINEAIDVKAFKYAWNQITQRFDIFRTRFVGMFTECPVQVVNKRVVTPFEFSDSAGIDELDSQAYIEKLCKDELRTKFTSKDPSWMRLKLVKIDINEYIFIWTLHHAIIDGWSKSVVMSEWKNLYLNALAGESPNQVSRKQYSDYIRITEQSNIDVASAYWSSYLAIDNIHDAGKIPQDETIAYCGKPKSAECYRLLDPILVDKLTRASGNYKVTLNIIFQVAWGLLLCRYNQSEHAVFGSVTSGRNHLSSDDLDIVGPLVNTVPVVFRANRADTFADLLAQTMKNQQQSSAYDYLSLTEISRLANIGVGETLFESLLNFDNYPSLGNSASDVIQLKDYVSLNHYPLTLVFVPNRQIILKYDSKRVSSLFAENLLDNFLSLLNRSISDCDLRVGELLSFGNRIPLKDSSAVNEFSPDFKNLISLYYHNLPEDMTELAVSSRAGVINYREFESATNKIARLIMEVTTGEQASIGVYFNACVEQIIAIFSVLKVGATFIAIDPQAPFKRNNAAIEAANCQVILSESSHLEELSDFTAELILLDRDKHEYQELDDSPLEHFVGDLVPAYLVFTSGSTGVPKGVVVSHKAISNYVVAMEDLTRMPRNAIYGSFASVATDLGYTTLFGALCFGRQLRVFNQEILLSPYELLIELKTSQVDCLKVVPSYLSTIINFGVDVLPKRLLILGGEILTGALVQEIRSLGWQGRVLNHYGPTETTVGVLAHEIKIEGYPRIYPVGAPLKSNRVAILDSHGNEVPFGCVGEIAIAGSNLANGYLSQPQATASQFIPDFVGNSSQRMYLTGDKGYINSDCQVVCLGRGDGQIKINGYRVELGEIEARIRGLTGTDAACVYEKNRGILAYVAFEKSIDHLSNSLADVLPSIMLPCQYIKVKEIPRKSNGKIDKSKLDHIRMIAPSEKKYIRPETEIEVSLVNIISELASVNPQDISLADSLHSLDIHSLLAIRLIGKIEQLYSVKIPVKMLYGAANLKTLAQQLERAQNIDSKMTVDEVKSSMQSGALLPTVLQQWYLDTLEERRNDAVSWVNVYELSLSARVEKAHIKLAIETLIAYHDGLRSTFYPLQPPVRDGFLYRTWGANVDNKIPNKMITDLSIREAQYARVLEEISHAYMEISEVKGNLNHWILIEEKDEFKLIILIHHLVHDRPSIYILLRQLYLVLDDLASGREVLLEAKSDSIFDISKKWGELFAEGAGLQKSISFWRNHSWKDIKPIPKNLSKETSINPDEEIIVECDISLQKTECLMNEVATSLNTSLLNIVVWSIARAVAGQFDIQTIFTSVVSDGRDRIEFKNFNLQNTIGWFTEEQKYFLNLASVSDIVEDVKCLSDQLVSGKLESTRFDTVRTYLKDLPSRDALSVLKINFRGFQSDFIENKYFHLSQDGYLAKIASAHKKQGALNSLLTLNAIIIKGKLSVGLSYSDKDFNKGVVKEILSSFENNINKLLSGAPEVRSQYSGFRQLEKA; translated from the coding sequence ATGGTTAGCTATAGTCCTCAACATTCTCAATTGCTGGAATATATTCAGTCTGGTCGAATTGGGCTGAACCTTTTAAAAACCACATTAACCGTAGTTGTGGACGAGGGGTTCGATTTTGAAAAATTTGCCCTGCTGGTAAAAGATGATTTTTCAAAACACTTTTTAAGTAAAGCCTATTTTTCCCAATTGATGAAGGCGTTAGGTGTTGAGATATCTGAAAGCTGGTTCGTGAAAAATGATGTGCAGAATGGAAAGCTGAGCCTTAATGTGTCCGCTGGAGAGTGCCTGGGCTTAAGTATAGAGAAAGCTGAAAACAAAAAAACACTATGCATTGAAACGCAAATTACAATAAGTGTGAGCAGTGTGTTTGCAGATTTAGCCTTGTTAGAACATTGTCTTATGCAATGGTTGAACTACGAGAGCCTTGGCTCATCTATCGCCCCTGAACAAATAAGTAATTATCTCAATGAGTCGCTTGAAGACCTTGAAGGTCAAGTGTATTGGAATGGCGAATCGGGAAATTTGGATGTTATAGGTATTTCATCACTAACATGTGCTGCTTTTGACCAAAAAATAAAGGCCGTCGATAAGAAGTCGTTAATATTGTCCCAAGAGAAAATAAAGAATATCCAATGTTTTTCTGTTTATCACGGCATTAATGTAGAGTCTCTATTATGCTTTGCTTGGAATGAAGCTCTGTCTAGGTTGTTTTACGGCCAAAATATATATCTAGGGTATATGGTTTCGGGACGAGAAGAGGAAGAACTAGAAGACATTATTTTTCCTTTGTCAAGGCCAGTCTACTTGAGTGTAAATTCAAAAAAAACTCAAGATCTACACTTTGATTTACAAAAACTGCAGGATGTGTTGATTAAAAATATAGATTTTGCGGATACATATAGCATCGAAAAATATTCAGAAAAACCAGGTTACTTTCCTTTTGGTTATTCTTATCGTCAAAATGAACAGTCTATACTAGAGGTGGTTGACGCGAATAGCTTCACCGCGCCTAGTATTATGAATTTGGCAGTTTATGAGGATTCCAGTGGCATACAATGTCAAATAGAGTATTCCTCTTCTCACCTCAAGGGTGAGGAGCTCGCATACGTTACTGCATTATTCGATTCGATTTTGTCGCTTTATTGTCAAGGTCCAGAACTGAGCTACAGTAGTATTGAAAATATAACTTATGGTGTCTCTCAAGAACACTTATTTCGCCGCGCAAGTTCTGTAACCCCTTTTGCTAGCAATACAATAGTTGATTTGTATTATTCTAATTATGCTGATGACAATAATACTATTGCCTATCGCAGTGAACAGTGCCAGTTGACAACATTGGAATTAGAGGAAAAGAGCAATAAGCTTGCCCATTTTCTATTAGACGTTGATTTGCCTCGTGAATCGGTAGTGGGAGTTCTTTTATCACCCTCTACAAGCCAGATCATTAGCCTGCTAGGCATTATGAAAGCGTCCTTGGCTTATCTCCCAATAGACCCGAGTACACCGGAGTCGAGAGTGGCGGATATGCTTTCTACCGGTGCTTGTGATTTTTTAATCACAAGTCAAGATAGTATGCTGGAAGTGGAAAACCTTCAATGTGAAAAACTGTTCATAGATCGAGATTGGTACGAAATTGAAGGGTACCAAGATACACGCCCCCAGGTATCCATCTTGGGTAAGCAATTAGCCTATGTCATATTTACTTCCGGATCTACTGGTAGACCTAAAGGAGTGGGTGTTCCCCACGAGGCTATTGCTAATTATCTCCAAAGCATCGAAAAACGGTTTACTTTGGAAGATGCACAAGAATTTCTGGCGTTTAGCTCGAGTGCTGCGGATTTGGGCTATACGGCGACCTTTGCGGCTTTATGCTACGGTAAAACAATACGTAGTTTCACTAAAGAGGAATCGTTAGACAGTTCATTGATTTCACGTAGCTTGGCAAGCAATCCTGTGAGCCTACTCAAAACCATTCCTTCATTTTTACACGCGTTAGTCCATTCAAAAAACACTCATATTTATCCTAAAAGCGTACTCATTTTTGGCGGGGAAAAATTGACCCCGGACATCATCGATAGTCTTAAACAAAAAGGACCGCTGCCCAAACTGTTTAATCATTATGGCCCCACTGAAACCGCCGTTGGTGTACTAGTGCACAGCTATGATATACATCGCGTCTACAATGAGATTCCTATTGGCAGCGTGCTGGATAATAATGATGTTTACATCCTAGATAACACTCTCCAACCATTACCGATTGGAATCGAGGGCGACATTTATATCGGGGGTAAAAATCTGGCTCGTGGATATATTAACGATCCAGGGGGCACCGCCAGGGCCTTTCTACCCAATCCTTTTAAATCAGGTGAAAGATTATATAAAACGGGTGATCGAGGTGTTGCCAATAGCGCTGGAGAAATTCTTTTTCGTGGCAGAGTTGATGAGCAGGTAAAAATCAGGGGTTATCGCGTCGAGCTTGATGAAATATCGTCATTGGTCACGCAGTCTAGACTTTTTCGTGAACATGCGGTGATATACAGCAAAAACACCGGAATATGTGTTGCTATTGTTGAAAACATTGCTGGCGGTGTTGTTGCAGCTAACCATAGCTGCATCGAAAAACTGGCTGCTATTCTTAAAGAAAGATTGCCTGATTATATGTTCCCTTCCGTTATTCAACGCGTGGAAAACATACCCCGATTAGCTAATAATAAGATTGATAAAAAATCCCTTCTTTTGGTTGTAGAGGGTAATAAGTCAATTCAAACGCTAGGCCCAACAACACCAGAACAGACGGTGTTGTACGATATATATTTGGATGTTTTTGGAAAAAATGAAATAAGTATCATAGATAATTTTTTTCATTTAGGTGGCGACTCAATTATTGCGATCCAAATTGTTAGTCGGGCGAAAGATGCAGGCCTTTCAATTGATTTAAGAAATATATTTGAAAAGCAAACAATCCTAGAAATAGCGAAAACAATTAAAATTGAACCGGCCGCAAAGTCGCGGGAGAGTTCATATGGCAGTTTTGATCTTAGCCCGGTAGCATTGAAGTTTTTTGCGGATAATCCTCGTGATAGGCATCATTATAATCATTCTTTTATTTTTAGGATAAATGGATCATATTCCGAAGCCTTTTTGTCTAAGGTTTTTAAAGCAATTGGCGATCATCATGATGTTCTACGAAGCCGCTTCATAAAAAGTGGGACGGTTTGGAAGCAATATATTACTCCAGAGTCATCTCTATTTTTTAGCTGTGTAGAGTTTGAGAAAGGCGCCCGTAGTGAGCGAGAAGCAGTGCTAGCCTTTGCCTCAGAAAGACAAAGCGAATTTGTTCTTGAGCAAGGGGGGTTGTTCAGAGTTTGGAATGTTAAATTTCCACAAACCAGTTATTTGTTGGTCGTAGCGCACCATTTATTAGTTGATGGTGTCTCCTGGCGCATTTTTCTCAAGGATATATCAACACTTTTTGGTCTGGCCTCTGAGGAGCCTGGCGAAATAGATCTATTGCAGGCATTAGGCGAAAAAACAATTGCGTATCGTCACTGGGCTATTGATAAATATAAACAGCTAAGTTCTTTAGAAAAAAGCGAGTTAGAATTCTGGAAAAAACACCTGAGTCACAGTAAAACATCAGAAAATCAGTCTTTGTCTACGACGTTTGGTGACATTTCTTCGATCAACTTTAGTCTGAGCCCTAGTTTTGATTTGTCGTTGTGCACTCGTGCAGCAAAAAAACTTAATCTAAGTGTAGAGGAAATCCTATTGGCTATAGTTCTGTTCTCCTACAGGGAGATAGCGCGTAGCCAGAATATTCGGGTGTTAATGGAAGGACACGGCAGGGAAGGGGATTTCGATTTATCTAAAACAATGGGTTGGTTCACTAAGCTATTTCCCTTGGTTTTTTCCCTTGAGCAACACGCTCTACTGCCCACGTTGCAAGATATCAAAGCACAGCTTACACCGATAAAAGATAAACTTGGATATGGCAGTCTTCGTTACATGCATCCTGATGGCGCTATCAGAGAGGAACTAGACTGCCCTGTAGATCTAGTATTCTGCTACCTCGGAATAACGGATTCAGGCATAGATGGACTCTCTAATCTAGAAATATGCGATTGGCAGGTGGAAAATACTCGCAGCCCAAACACGTTTATGCACGGACCTATCACCATTAATATTGGTGCAAGTGAACGGGGGTTTGAGGCAGTATGTCTATATAATAAGCACCTATATGATGAAAAGACTATTAACGGCTTCCTTGATTCAACCCATCAAGTCTGTGAAAAAATATGCGAATTAGTGATACAAGCAAATCACACCTTCCTAAATCTCTGTGATTTTCCCTTATTAAAATGCAATCAAAATCAGTTTCAACAGCTACTGTCACACGAAGACCTGGCTGTAGATCTAGACAATATACAAAATATATATCCCGTTGCACAAAATCAATTAGGCATGCTTTATCACAGTCTCGCGGAAACGTCGTCTGATGCCTATGTTATTCAGTCAGTAATGCATATCAACGAAGCGATCGACGTGAAAGCTTTTAAATATGCTTGGAACCAGATTACCCAGCGTTTCGATATATTTAGAACTCGATTTGTTGGCATGTTTACGGAATGTCCAGTCCAAGTTGTAAATAAGAGGGTAGTGACTCCATTCGAGTTTAGTGACAGTGCCGGGATAGATGAGCTTGATTCTCAAGCGTATATCGAAAAATTATGTAAGGACGAGCTTCGTACGAAATTCACTTCGAAAGATCCAAGCTGGATGCGCTTAAAATTGGTAAAAATTGATATAAATGAGTATATTTTTATCTGGACCTTACATCATGCCATAATAGATGGTTGGTCTAAATCAGTGGTGATGTCTGAATGGAAGAATTTATATCTAAATGCGTTAGCTGGCGAAAGTCCCAATCAGGTTTCTCGCAAGCAATACTCAGACTATATTCGTATTACTGAGCAGTCAAATATTGATGTCGCTAGCGCCTATTGGTCTAGCTACTTAGCTATCGACAATATACACGATGCAGGGAAAATCCCTCAAGATGAAACTATTGCTTATTGCGGTAAGCCAAAAAGCGCGGAGTGCTATCGGCTTTTAGACCCTATTCTAGTGGACAAGTTAACCCGCGCGAGCGGTAACTATAAGGTCACCCTTAACATTATATTCCAAGTAGCCTGGGGCCTTCTGCTTTGTCGTTACAATCAGTCGGAGCACGCCGTTTTCGGTAGCGTAACCTCTGGACGAAACCATCTTTCTAGTGATGATTTGGATATCGTTGGACCTCTTGTTAATACAGTTCCCGTAGTATTTCGTGCGAATAGAGCTGATACTTTTGCTGATCTGCTGGCTCAAACTATGAAGAACCAGCAACAAAGTTCGGCATATGATTACTTATCTTTAACAGAAATAAGTCGTTTGGCAAATATAGGCGTGGGAGAAACTCTTTTTGAGAGCCTATTAAATTTTGATAACTACCCATCTTTAGGGAACAGCGCATCAGATGTTATTCAGTTGAAAGATTATGTATCACTGAATCATTATCCACTAACGCTTGTATTTGTGCCGAATAGGCAAATTATCTTGAAATATGATAGCAAGCGTGTTTCATCACTATTTGCGGAGAATTTGCTGGATAACTTTCTATCCTTACTTAATAGATCTATTAGTGACTGTGATTTGAGGGTAGGAGAACTGCTCTCTTTTGGTAATAGAATACCTTTGAAGGACTCAAGTGCCGTTAATGAATTCAGCCCTGATTTTAAAAATTTAATTTCTCTTTACTATCATAATTTACCTGAGGACATGACAGAGCTTGCGGTGAGCAGTCGCGCAGGCGTTATTAATTACCGAGAATTTGAAAGCGCAACAAATAAAATCGCTAGGTTAATAATGGAGGTAACTACAGGTGAGCAAGCTAGTATCGGTGTGTATTTTAACGCCTGTGTTGAACAAATAATTGCTATTTTCTCTGTTTTAAAAGTCGGTGCAACGTTTATCGCCATTGACCCTCAAGCCCCTTTTAAACGGAATAACGCGGCTATCGAAGCTGCAAATTGCCAAGTGATATTGAGTGAATCTAGCCATTTGGAAGAACTCAGTGACTTTACAGCCGAGCTGATTTTGCTGGATCGTGATAAGCATGAATATCAAGAGTTAGATGATAGCCCACTTGAACACTTTGTTGGAGATTTGGTACCCGCCTATCTGGTCTTCACTTCCGGGTCGACAGGCGTGCCCAAAGGTGTGGTGGTCTCTCATAAGGCGATCAGTAACTATGTGGTAGCAATGGAAGATTTAACACGCATGCCACGAAATGCCATATATGGCTCTTTTGCGTCTGTAGCGACAGATCTAGGGTATACAACCCTATTTGGAGCACTGTGTTTTGGTCGGCAATTACGGGTGTTTAATCAAGAGATATTACTTTCTCCCTATGAACTACTAATAGAGCTAAAAACCTCACAAGTTGATTGCTTAAAGGTTGTACCATCCTACCTCTCTACAATTATCAATTTTGGTGTCGATGTTTTGCCAAAACGTCTGCTCATTCTGGGCGGGGAGATACTAACTGGTGCTCTCGTTCAAGAAATCAGATCACTAGGTTGGCAGGGTAGAGTTCTGAACCATTATGGCCCCACTGAAACAACAGTAGGGGTTCTCGCTCATGAAATTAAAATAGAGGGATATCCGCGAATTTACCCCGTAGGTGCGCCGCTAAAAAGTAATCGCGTCGCGATTCTTGATAGTCATGGCAATGAAGTACCGTTTGGTTGTGTAGGGGAGATCGCTATTGCAGGTAGTAATTTGGCAAATGGGTACTTAAGCCAACCTCAAGCTACTGCAAGTCAATTCATTCCCGATTTTGTTGGTAACTCTTCCCAAAGAATGTACTTAACAGGAGATAAGGGGTATATCAACTCTGATTGCCAGGTCGTGTGTTTAGGTAGAGGGGATGGTCAAATAAAAATAAATGGATATAGAGTTGAATTGGGTGAGATCGAAGCGCGTATCCGCGGTCTCACTGGTACCGATGCTGCCTGTGTATATGAAAAGAATAGGGGAATCCTTGCTTATGTAGCCTTCGAAAAGTCTATTGACCATCTCTCAAATTCTTTGGCAGATGTCTTGCCATCTATCATGCTGCCATGTCAATACATTAAGGTAAAAGAGATTCCCAGAAAATCTAATGGAAAAATAGACAAATCAAAACTCGATCATATAAGGATGATTGCGCCAAGCGAAAAAAAATATATCAGACCAGAAACGGAGATTGAAGTCTCACTGGTAAATATAATTTCCGAATTGGCTAGCGTTAACCCTCAAGATATAAGTTTAGCGGATTCTCTTCATAGTCTCGATATCCATTCTTTGTTAGCTATACGTCTCATTGGGAAAATAGAGCAGCTGTACTCCGTTAAAATTCCGGTAAAGATGCTTTACGGCGCTGCGAACCTCAAGACGTTAGCGCAGCAATTGGAACGCGCCCAGAACATTGATTCGAAAATGACAGTGGATGAAGTTAAGTCGAGTATGCAAAGTGGTGCGTTGCTACCAACTGTACTACAGCAGTGGTATTTAGATACCCTGGAAGAAAGGCGAAATGATGCCGTATCATGGGTTAATGTTTACGAATTGAGTTTATCTGCTCGAGTAGAGAAGGCACATATAAAGCTGGCAATTGAGACCTTAATTGCGTATCACGATGGACTAAGAAGCACGTTTTACCCTCTGCAACCCCCTGTTCGGGACGGCTTTCTATATAGGACCTGGGGAGCGAATGTTGATAATAAAATACCCAATAAAATGATCACGGATCTGTCAATAAGGGAAGCGCAATATGCTAGGGTTCTTGAAGAAATCTCGCATGCCTATATGGAAATCAGTGAAGTAAAAGGTAATCTAAATCACTGGATTTTAATCGAAGAAAAAGATGAATTTAAACTAATAATTCTGATTCATCATTTGGTTCACGATCGCCCATCTATATACATTCTCTTAAGACAATTATATCTAGTGCTAGACGATTTAGCCTCAGGGCGAGAGGTATTGCTGGAAGCCAAATCGGACAGTATATTTGATATATCTAAAAAATGGGGTGAGCTGTTTGCAGAAGGGGCTGGATTGCAAAAATCAATATCCTTTTGGAGGAATCATTCCTGGAAGGATATCAAACCCATACCGAAAAATCTAAGCAAAGAAACCTCCATCAATCCAGATGAAGAGATAATCGTTGAATGTGATATTTCCCTGCAAAAAACTGAGTGCCTGATGAATGAAGTGGCGACCTCGTTAAATACATCCCTCCTGAATATAGTTGTTTGGTCTATTGCCCGTGCCGTTGCCGGTCAATTTGATATTCAAACTATTTTTACATCCGTTGTTTCGGATGGAAGGGACCGTATAGAGTTTAAGAATTTTAATTTACAAAATACAATCGGGTGGTTTACTGAAGAACAGAAATATTTTCTGAATTTAGCTTCTGTTTCGGATATCGTTGAGGATGTAAAATGCTTATCGGACCAATTGGTTTCCGGGAAGCTCGAAAGTACTCGGTTTGATACTGTGAGAACATATCTGAAAGATCTGCCAAGCAGGGACGCCTTAAGTGTATTGAAAATAAATTTCAGAGGTTTTCAATCAGATTTCATCGAAAATAAATACTTCCATCTTTCACAAGACGGCTATTTGGCGAAAATAGCGAGCGCGCATAAAAAACAAGGCGCTTTAAATTCTTTGCTTACATTGAACGCTATTATTATAAAGGGTAAGCTCAGCGTGGGGCTTAGTTATTCCGATAAGGATTTTAACAAGGGCGTAGTAAAAGAGATCTTGAGTAGTTTCGAAAATAATATTAACAAGCTTTTATCTGGTGCGCCTGAGGTTAGGAGTCAATATTCAGGGTTTAGACAGTTGGAAAAGGCTTAG